The following proteins come from a genomic window of Nostoc sp. TCL26-01:
- a CDS encoding DHA2 family efflux MFS transporter permease subunit, whose protein sequence is MANTSAIPRLAPDYVPLRTWIGVLASMLGAFMAVLDIQITNASLQDIQASLGATLEEGSWISTAYLVAEIIVIPLSGWLSRVFSLKRYLLVNTALFIGFSICCAWAWNLNSMIVFRALQGFCGGVLIPSAMTIVLTKLPPSKQAIGLAVFAISAVFAPSIGPTLGGWLTENYSWEYSFYINVIPGILMLAGIWYGIKPDQPQLQLLKQGDWWGIISMAIGLGSLQVVLEEGSRKDWFGSQLIVRLSILAAIFITLFFIIELTRKQPFINLRILRYRNFGLASIVNVSLGIGLYGSIYILPLYLAQIQKYNALQIGEVLIWAGIPQLFIIPVIPKLIQRIDVRLMVASGVALFAISAFMNSGMTSQTGLEQLRWSQLVRAMGQPLIMVPLTSIATAGISPKEAGSASGLFNMMRNMGGSIGIACLATLLTNREQFHSNRLGDAVSLYNPDTQQRIEQMTQYFISQGADLVTAQNQAIASISNIVRREAYVMAFNDCFYFIGLALLLSGVAVLFFQKVKATGATVGH, encoded by the coding sequence ATGGCTAATACAAGTGCAATTCCTCGTCTAGCACCAGACTATGTACCATTACGAACTTGGATTGGTGTTTTAGCCAGTATGCTTGGGGCATTCATGGCAGTGTTAGATATTCAAATTACCAATGCTTCTCTACAAGATATACAAGCTTCTTTAGGCGCAACTTTAGAAGAAGGTTCTTGGATTTCTACTGCTTATTTAGTAGCCGAAATTATCGTAATTCCCCTATCTGGATGGTTATCACGAGTATTTTCTCTGAAACGTTATTTATTAGTTAATACAGCACTATTTATCGGGTTTTCTATATGCTGTGCTTGGGCATGGAATCTCAACTCAATGATTGTTTTTCGGGCATTACAAGGTTTTTGTGGAGGTGTTTTAATTCCTTCAGCAATGACTATTGTCCTCACAAAGTTACCTCCATCTAAACAAGCAATTGGGTTAGCGGTATTTGCTATTAGTGCAGTTTTTGCGCCTTCAATTGGCCCCACACTAGGAGGTTGGTTGACTGAAAATTACAGTTGGGAATATAGCTTTTATATAAATGTGATTCCCGGAATATTGATGCTGGCTGGAATTTGGTATGGAATTAAGCCAGATCAGCCCCAATTGCAGCTTTTAAAACAAGGTGATTGGTGGGGCATTATTTCGATGGCAATTGGATTAGGTTCTCTGCAAGTTGTTTTGGAAGAAGGGAGTCGGAAAGATTGGTTTGGTTCACAGTTGATTGTTCGTTTGAGTATCTTAGCAGCAATTTTCATTACCCTATTTTTTATTATAGAACTGACTCGCAAACAACCATTTATTAATCTGAGGATATTGCGTTATCGTAACTTTGGTTTGGCAAGTATTGTGAATGTATCTTTGGGGATAGGATTGTATGGCTCAATTTATATTCTCCCATTATATCTGGCTCAAATCCAAAAATATAATGCTCTACAAATTGGTGAAGTATTAATTTGGGCAGGTATTCCCCAGCTATTTATTATCCCTGTAATTCCTAAATTAATTCAACGTATTGATGTGCGTTTGATGGTGGCATCAGGAGTGGCTTTGTTTGCTATTAGTGCCTTTATGAATTCAGGCATGACTAGTCAAACTGGCTTAGAACAATTAAGATGGTCACAATTAGTACGAGCAATGGGACAACCATTAATTATGGTTCCGCTAACTTCAATTGCCACAGCCGGCATTAGTCCCAAAGAAGCAGGTTCAGCCAGTGGTTTGTTTAATATGATGCGGAATATGGGTGGTTCGATTGGGATTGCTTGTTTGGCAACTTTATTAACTAATAGAGAACAATTTCATTCTAATAGATTAGGCGATGCAGTATCTTTATATAACCCAGATACACAACAGCGCATCGAGCAAATGACACAGTATTTTATCAGTCAAGGAGCAGATTTAGTTACTGCTCAAAATCAGGCGATCGCATCCATATCTAACATTGTGCGCCGTGAAGCTTACGTTATGGCTTTTAACGATTGTTTTTACTTTATTGGTCTAGCTTTATTACTCAGTGGTGTTGCCGTTTTATTCTTCCAAAAAGTCAAAGCAACTGGTGCTACGGTTGGTCACTAA
- a CDS encoding sulfite oxidase-like oxidoreductase, with protein MLGKFFQKPTQENGDRVPPGQHLAKGFPVLTYGTAPKISIEEWEFRVWGLAKPTVLTWADFMSLPQHEFTADFHCVTRWSKLDVKWTGIKVTDFMNLIEVEPAAVHVMQHCYGGYTTNLPLTDFVLEANFFAFQLFGEPLPREHGGPMRLVIPHLYAWKSSKWINGLEFLDTEEMGFWERNGYHRRGEPWAEERYSNS; from the coding sequence ATGCTAGGAAAATTTTTTCAAAAACCAACTCAGGAAAATGGCGATCGCGTCCCCCCAGGACAACATCTAGCCAAGGGTTTCCCTGTATTAACTTACGGTACAGCCCCTAAAATCAGTATTGAAGAATGGGAGTTTCGTGTTTGGGGTTTAGCAAAACCTACTGTCTTAACTTGGGCAGATTTTATGTCCTTACCTCAACACGAATTTACAGCCGACTTTCACTGTGTCACTCGTTGGTCTAAGCTAGATGTCAAGTGGACTGGGATTAAAGTTACAGATTTTATGAATCTGATTGAAGTAGAGCCAGCAGCAGTTCATGTCATGCAACATTGCTACGGTGGTTATACGACTAATCTCCCATTGACGGATTTCGTACTAGAAGCAAACTTTTTTGCCTTTCAATTATTTGGTGAACCCCTCCCCAGAGAACATGGCGGCCCCATGCGCTTAGTTATACCTCACCTCTACGCCTGGAAAAGTTCTAAGTGGATTAATGGTTTAGAGTTTCTCGATACAGAAGAAATGGGTTTTTGGGAACGCAATGGTTATCACCGTCGCGGCGAACCTTGGGCAGAGGAACGATATAGTAATTCTTAA
- the rpmF gene encoding 50S ribosomal protein L32, translating into MAVPKKKTSKSKRDKRRATWRHKAAVEAQKAISLGKSILTGRSTFVYPTAEEDEEE; encoded by the coding sequence ATGGCGGTTCCTAAGAAGAAAACATCTAAATCGAAGCGAGATAAACGTCGAGCTACCTGGAGACATAAAGCAGCTGTTGAAGCTCAAAAAGCCATCTCCTTGGGCAAATCAATTTTGACGGGACGTTCCACATTTGTCTATCCAACTGCTGAAGAAGACGAAGAAGAATAA
- a CDS encoding caspase family protein — protein sequence MANYWAIAIGINQYQIFQPLLCAQADAEALKEFLVQQAGFVPQRSLLMTDTSPPIGDRSTYPTKENILLLLEDLAAACWQPQDHLWFFFSGYGLNHNGRDYLMPVEGDAKLVEDTGIEVRSLMQSLQIANLNVLLLFDINRASGTQGDTPVGKEIIELAEELQLATILSCQPDQFSQESRELGHGLFTGALLSALRSGYGGNLTELEQHLSILTPELSQHYWRPTQNPVAVIPVDEQVILPPVETTTSLQVETSFAVPSTLEPAETEPIIFSEENFAVALAAPPLGETADISPKPPRIGIWGNNQRSETTVNGKSPPSSILTLDEQRSPATNTDFTQPSPALTVDEETAGGRFIPNAPQPYISRLPENQVETSLWRQFVLWGGGTMLVVTLISVILLRHQMKVLRAKEASTTITSDSQIPKNPSLPVSPLNRSPNQSTAQIAPISESKTRNQAVLDLAKMSLRQTQASDLSLAIATAKKIKPGEPLYEQAQENIKIWSSMILDLAEGRAKQKLYANAIAAAKLISPDQPLYPKAQAAINQWRIEAKQFLANKTLLDAANALIKPGQASTYNRAIEVAKRVPQGQPGFDLAQQSINKWSEKILDLAKNRADQGDFPAAIATATLVPEVTAVYEDAQEAIQKWRERK from the coding sequence ATGGCAAACTACTGGGCGATCGCCATTGGTATCAATCAATATCAGATATTTCAACCTTTACTTTGCGCTCAGGCCGATGCTGAGGCGCTCAAGGAATTTTTGGTTCAACAGGCGGGTTTTGTCCCTCAACGCTCCCTGCTGATGACGGATACGTCGCCACCAATCGGCGATAGATCGACTTATCCCACAAAAGAAAATATTTTGTTGTTGCTAGAAGATTTAGCAGCAGCTTGTTGGCAACCACAAGACCATCTGTGGTTCTTTTTTAGTGGTTATGGGCTGAATCACAACGGCAGAGATTATTTAATGCCTGTGGAGGGTGATGCCAAACTGGTAGAAGATACTGGTATTGAAGTGCGATCGCTGATGCAAAGTTTGCAGATAGCTAACCTAAATGTATTGCTGCTATTTGATATCAACCGCGCTTCTGGGACTCAAGGCGACACACCCGTTGGCAAAGAAATTATTGAATTAGCCGAGGAACTACAACTGGCAACAATTTTGTCCTGTCAACCAGACCAATTTTCTCAAGAAAGTAGGGAATTAGGTCACGGATTATTTACAGGCGCACTGTTATCAGCTTTGCGTTCTGGTTATGGTGGTAATTTGACGGAACTGGAACAACACTTAAGTATTCTCACGCCAGAATTATCTCAGCATTACTGGCGACCTACACAAAATCCTGTAGCCGTAATTCCTGTGGATGAGCAGGTAATTTTACCGCCAGTCGAGACAACAACTAGTCTACAAGTGGAAACTAGTTTCGCTGTACCCAGTACATTAGAACCGGCGGAAACAGAACCAATTATTTTCTCGGAAGAAAACTTTGCTGTGGCGCTGGCGGCTCCTCCCTTGGGAGAAACTGCTGATATTTCTCCCAAGCCACCCAGAATCGGTATTTGGGGAAACAATCAACGCTCTGAAACTACTGTTAATGGCAAATCGCCACCATCATCAATTCTCACACTTGATGAACAGCGATCGCCTGCCACAAATACTGACTTTACCCAGCCATCTCCCGCACTCACAGTTGATGAAGAAACAGCAGGTGGACGGTTTATTCCCAATGCGCCCCAACCTTATATTTCTCGACTACCTGAGAATCAAGTAGAAACCTCATTGTGGCGACAGTTTGTATTGTGGGGTGGGGGTACGATGCTGGTTGTGACGCTGATTTCAGTGATTCTGCTGCGTCATCAGATGAAGGTTTTACGAGCTAAGGAAGCATCAACTACCATCACAAGTGATTCACAAATTCCCAAAAATCCTTCCCTTCCCGTCTCCCCACTCAATCGCTCACCAAACCAATCGACAGCACAAATCGCCCCCATTTCTGAGTCAAAAACTCGCAATCAAGCGGTATTAGACCTAGCAAAAATGTCTCTGAGACAAACTCAAGCTAGTGATCTCAGTTTAGCGATCGCTACGGCGAAGAAAATTAAACCCGGTGAACCCTTATACGAACAAGCTCAGGAAAATATTAAAATTTGGAGTAGCATGATCCTCGATTTAGCAGAAGGTCGTGCTAAACAAAAACTATATGCTAATGCGATCGCTGCTGCTAAACTCATCTCTCCCGATCAACCCCTTTATCCTAAAGCCCAAGCAGCGATCAACCAATGGCGGATTGAAGCCAAACAATTTTTAGCAAATAAAACTCTCTTAGATGCCGCTAATGCCCTGATTAAACCAGGACAAGCCTCCACTTATAATCGGGCCATTGAAGTTGCTAAGAGAGTACCCCAAGGTCAACCCGGTTTTGATTTAGCACAACAATCTATTAATAAATGGAGTGAAAAAATCTTGGATCTAGCCAAGAATCGCGCTGATCAAGGAGATTTCCCAGCAGCAATTGCCACCGCTACTCTAGTCCCAGAGGTGACAGCTGTTTATGAAGATGCTCAAGAAGCTATCCAAAAATGGCGAGAGAGAAAATGA
- a CDS encoding Mo-dependent nitrogenase C-terminal domain-containing protein: MKVFDNTTKKLLIASWVWINQAEVGKPHPTQLQNTNSHSRWDIFKPLRRWIDNIQVSDRQLAHRLCQMIPAQCPFERDIKLFNKTLLYIPPMCKLNPLYEEVVSLRFRALCYLADECGEDVSQYC, translated from the coding sequence ATGAAGGTATTTGATAATACCACAAAAAAGCTTTTAATTGCAAGCTGGGTCTGGATAAATCAGGCAGAAGTTGGTAAACCTCATCCAACCCAGTTACAAAATACTAATTCTCATTCACGCTGGGATATTTTCAAACCTCTGAGGCGATGGATAGACAATATTCAAGTAAGCGATCGCCAATTAGCTCATCGCCTATGTCAAATGATCCCCGCCCAATGTCCCTTCGAGCGCGACATCAAATTATTCAACAAAACCCTGCTATACATCCCGCCAATGTGCAAACTCAACCCCTTATATGAAGAAGTGGTGAGCCTCCGTTTTCGAGCATTGTGCTATCTCGCAGATGAATGCGGCGAAGATGTCAGCCAGTATTGTTAA
- a CDS encoding anion transporter, translated as MTKVLIYGVLGITYLGLALGYIPGLRMNRATIALVGSGFLIALGVLNLQEAWRAIDANTIVFLLSMMVVNANLAYAGFFRKALSLLLSLTRSPLGLLIALTFGSGILSAVFLNDTLALVFTPLTLSLAQALGLNPIPYLLAIAGATNIGSVATLSGNPQNILIGSFSGIAYLDFLGRLAPIAIAGLVVQVGLLWLLYPQVRSVKPCQVIPTNNQRIFKPLFRKSLVITTGLLITFAVGLPLAESALVAASLLLITRRIKPQRILQQVDWNLLVMFSGLFILTKATQKLNLLSPFTHAINSAASFLGVTVVLSNLISNVPAVLLLHPLISPGDTKSWLLLAVGSTLAGNLTLFGSVANLIVVEAAADLGYKLTFLEHLRFGIPITLCTLIISYWWIQ; from the coding sequence ATGACCAAAGTGCTAATTTATGGCGTGTTGGGGATAACCTACTTGGGGTTGGCTTTGGGGTATATTCCTGGCTTACGGATGAACCGCGCCACTATTGCCTTAGTCGGGTCTGGATTTTTAATTGCTTTAGGCGTATTGAATTTGCAGGAAGCATGGAGGGCGATAGATGCTAACACCATTGTGTTTTTGTTGAGCATGATGGTAGTAAACGCCAATCTCGCCTATGCTGGTTTTTTCCGGAAGGCTCTATCGCTGTTGTTGAGTTTAACTCGTAGTCCATTAGGCTTGTTGATTGCCTTAACTTTTGGCAGTGGGATTTTATCTGCTGTGTTTCTCAATGACACTTTGGCATTGGTGTTTACGCCTTTGACTTTAAGTTTGGCTCAGGCTTTGGGCTTAAATCCTATTCCCTATTTACTAGCGATCGCCGGAGCAACTAACATAGGTTCGGTGGCTACCTTAAGCGGAAATCCTCAAAATATCTTGATAGGTTCCTTTTCGGGGATCGCTTATTTAGATTTTTTGGGTAGGTTGGCTCCTATTGCGATCGCAGGCTTGGTTGTGCAGGTAGGATTACTGTGGCTACTATATCCACAAGTTCGTTCAGTCAAACCTTGCCAAGTCATCCCTACAAATAATCAGCGAATATTTAAACCCTTATTTCGGAAATCATTAGTCATCACAACTGGTTTGCTGATTACCTTTGCTGTCGGTTTACCTTTAGCCGAATCAGCTTTAGTTGCGGCTAGCTTGTTGCTAATTACCAGAAGAATTAAACCACAGCGAATTTTGCAGCAGGTAGACTGGAACCTGTTAGTCATGTTTTCCGGGCTATTCATTTTGACAAAAGCCACCCAAAAATTGAACTTGCTCTCCCCATTTACCCACGCCATCAACTCTGCTGCTAGTTTTTTGGGTGTGACAGTAGTTTTGTCTAACTTAATTTCCAATGTGCCGGCGGTGCTGTTATTACATCCGCTAATTTCCCCAGGTGATACTAAATCTTGGTTGTTGCTAGCAGTCGGCTCAACTCTAGCAGGAAATCTCACATTGTTTGGTTCCGTTGCCAACTTGATAGTTGTAGAAGCTGCGGCTGATTTGGGTTACAAGCTGACTTTTTTGGAGCATTTGCGTTTTGGGATACCGATTACCTTGTGTACTTTAATCATCAGCTATTGGTGGATTCAGTGA
- a CDS encoding WD40 repeat domain-containing protein: MTPLRLGQLIHTSFPFVGFRTVASPHIPTEIQQTFLEKVVYQYWDSYNPPSPGYRAAYLHQVTLEHTLFGWLYNDGLDDFGRSDVPYFICYYLAGKLQPSHLENILICLCTGPVRLIDRHNIPDAIDSLVVPDLWSYQPAQNGVKIPSEIIEQSQHSLQQRKLLNLFVFTVEEKIQDTLIADRNLLSVIKPKTSTPVGLGGTYPYEFIQHTIIIQPENIPSFTQDFPLVVQSVEDYQQILLEKIRSQDYRQAIVPTSKNLTVMLGIIISITSLITVLLGVQYFLQVKPFAPQNQPNTIPNSGQNPASQSQNLRLSHTLIGHTDAVWSVIFSNDGKTVVSGSTDKTIKVWNLDTGEVISTLRGHRDVVRAMALSHDGQTLISGSGDKTIKIWDFQTLKLKRTLSHHASPVWSVAISPDGQTLVSGHEDGTINIWNFPTGQLLRTIKGHEGRVFSVAMSPDGETFATGGIDKTIKIWGLYTGDRLRTLAQYQDAVRSVIFSRDGQMLASASWDQTIKIWQVRTGEVLHTLRGHTSRVVTLALGLDGKTLISGSLDNSVKVWNIQTGKLLQTLTGHTDWILAIATNSEKRIIVSASKDKTIQIWTNQ; the protein is encoded by the coding sequence ATGACCCCTCTGCGCTTAGGTCAACTTATACATACTAGTTTTCCTTTCGTGGGATTTAGAACTGTCGCCAGTCCACACATCCCCACGGAAATTCAGCAAACCTTTCTCGAAAAGGTGGTTTATCAATATTGGGATTCTTATAACCCTCCTAGTCCTGGCTATCGAGCTGCCTATCTCCATCAAGTAACCTTAGAACATACCTTATTTGGCTGGTTATACAACGATGGGTTAGATGATTTTGGTCGCAGTGATGTTCCTTACTTCATCTGTTATTATCTAGCAGGCAAACTACAACCCAGCCACCTAGAAAATATTCTCATCTGTCTATGTACAGGGCCAGTCAGGCTGATAGACAGACACAATATTCCCGATGCTATCGACAGCTTGGTTGTTCCAGATTTATGGAGTTACCAACCCGCCCAGAATGGGGTGAAGATTCCCAGCGAGATAATTGAGCAAAGTCAGCATTCCCTTCAGCAAAGAAAATTGCTCAATCTGTTTGTCTTTACTGTTGAAGAAAAAATACAAGATACGTTGATTGCCGATAGGAATTTACTATCTGTCATTAAACCGAAAACATCAACACCAGTAGGATTGGGTGGAACCTATCCCTATGAATTCATCCAGCACACCATCATCATTCAACCAGAAAACATTCCCTCATTTACCCAAGATTTTCCCCTAGTCGTCCAGTCAGTAGAAGATTATCAACAGATACTGTTAGAGAAAATTCGCTCCCAAGATTATCGCCAAGCTATTGTTCCCACATCTAAGAATTTGACTGTGATGCTGGGGATCATCATCAGTATAACTTCTTTGATAACTGTGCTATTAGGAGTTCAGTATTTTCTCCAAGTCAAACCTTTCGCACCTCAGAACCAACCAAATACAATCCCTAACTCCGGGCAAAATCCCGCTTCACAATCCCAAAATCTTAGGTTGAGTCACACTTTAATTGGTCATACTGATGCTGTGTGGTCTGTTATTTTTAGTAACGATGGCAAAACTGTTGTCAGTGGAAGTACAGATAAAACGATTAAGGTTTGGAATCTAGATACTGGTGAAGTAATTTCTACACTCAGAGGACATAGAGATGTCGTTAGAGCGATGGCTCTTAGTCACGATGGCCAGACATTAATCAGTGGGAGTGGCGACAAGACGATTAAAATTTGGGATTTTCAGACCTTGAAGCTGAAGCGGACTCTCAGCCATCATGCTAGTCCTGTCTGGTCAGTGGCTATTAGCCCTGATGGACAAACCTTAGTCAGTGGTCATGAAGATGGTACTATCAACATCTGGAACTTTCCTACAGGCCAACTCCTCCGCACAATTAAGGGACACGAAGGTCGAGTCTTTTCGGTAGCAATGAGTCCTGATGGCGAAACTTTTGCCACTGGTGGTATTGACAAAACCATCAAAATATGGGGGTTGTATACAGGCGATCGCCTCCGCACCTTAGCACAATATCAAGATGCTGTCAGATCGGTAATTTTCAGCCGTGACGGACAGATGCTCGCCAGCGCTAGTTGGGATCAGACTATAAAAATTTGGCAAGTGCGTACAGGCGAAGTCCTTCACACTCTCCGTGGACATACTTCCAGAGTAGTGACTTTAGCTTTGGGACTAGATGGAAAAACTCTCATCAGTGGCAGTCTTGACAATAGTGTGAAAGTGTGGAATATCCAAACCGGCAAATTGCTGCAAACTCTCACTGGCCATACAGACTGGATTTTAGCGATCGCTACCAACTCAGAAAAACGTATCATAGTCAGTGCCAGTAAAGATAAAACCATCCAAATTTGGACAAATCAATGA
- a CDS encoding NAD(P)/FAD-dependent oxidoreductase: MKQTDVVVIGSGIGGLSCASVLARYGFDVIVCESHVIPGGAAHAFEREGFKFDSGPSLYSGLSDSPSVNPLRQVLDIIGVDLLWVTYETWGCRLPEGDFDTSVGAEQFCQVLERLRGKDAVAEWRKLQQVMTPLAQAAIALPPAALRWDIGVALTIGRFAPALARHSTNFFKLTGSFSPIMDGVVSDPFISNWLNLLCFLLSGLPASGTNAAEMAFMFADWYRPGVALDYPVGGSGALVNALVEGLEKHGGELLLGAHVERVLVESNKAVGVCLRDGREIRARRAVVSNASVWDTLKLLPDETLPQKFRHQRQATPECDSFMHLHLGINAQGLPADLPCHHIVVNDWQKGVTTPQNVVLISIPSILDSSLAPPGKHVIHVYTPGNEPYNLWQGLDRKSQEYEQQKRSRAEVMWQALERIIPDIRSRCEITLVGTPLTHERFLRRHRGSYGPAISAASGLFPGHRTPLPGLFCCGDSTFPGIGLPAVAASGMIVANTLASVSQHLAMLEEIGL; this comes from the coding sequence ATGAAACAAACAGATGTAGTTGTAATTGGTAGCGGAATTGGTGGGTTGAGTTGTGCGAGTGTTTTGGCTCGTTACGGTTTTGATGTGATAGTTTGCGAAAGTCATGTTATTCCTGGTGGGGCGGCGCACGCTTTTGAACGTGAAGGATTTAAGTTTGACTCAGGGCCTTCGCTGTACTCTGGCTTGTCTGACAGTCCTTCTGTTAATCCCTTGCGACAAGTGCTAGATATCATTGGTGTAGATTTACTGTGGGTTACTTATGAAACTTGGGGTTGTCGTCTACCAGAGGGTGATTTTGACACATCTGTAGGTGCAGAACAATTTTGTCAGGTATTAGAGAGACTACGGGGAAAAGATGCAGTAGCAGAATGGCGAAAACTGCAACAAGTGATGACACCATTAGCACAAGCAGCGATCGCTCTTCCCCCAGCTGCGCTACGCTGGGATATAGGTGTAGCTTTAACTATTGGACGATTTGCTCCTGCTTTAGCTAGACACTCAACTAATTTCTTCAAATTAACAGGGTCTTTCTCTCCTATCATGGATGGTGTTGTTAGTGACCCATTTATTAGCAACTGGTTAAACTTGCTGTGTTTTCTCCTTTCTGGACTCCCAGCATCAGGAACCAATGCTGCCGAGATGGCATTTATGTTTGCTGATTGGTACAGGCCAGGTGTAGCTTTAGATTATCCTGTTGGTGGTAGTGGTGCTTTAGTCAATGCCTTAGTAGAAGGACTAGAAAAACATGGTGGTGAGTTACTTCTCGGCGCTCATGTTGAGCGAGTATTGGTAGAAAGCAACAAAGCCGTGGGTGTATGTCTGCGTGATGGCAGAGAAATCAGGGCGCGGCGAGCAGTTGTCTCCAATGCTTCTGTGTGGGATACTCTCAAGTTATTACCAGATGAGACATTACCACAAAAATTTCGTCACCAACGCCAAGCCACACCGGAGTGTGATAGCTTTATGCACCTCCATCTGGGTATTAATGCTCAAGGATTACCAGCAGATTTGCCTTGTCATCATATAGTAGTTAATGATTGGCAAAAGGGAGTGACAACACCGCAAAATGTTGTCCTCATCTCAATTCCTTCAATTCTTGACTCCTCCCTTGCACCACCAGGTAAGCACGTGATTCACGTCTACACCCCTGGCAACGAGCCGTATAATTTATGGCAAGGGCTGGACAGAAAAAGTCAAGAATATGAACAACAAAAGCGATCGCGTGCAGAGGTGATGTGGCAAGCTTTAGAAAGAATTATTCCTGATATTCGCTCTCGTTGCGAAATTACCCTCGTCGGCACACCCCTTACTCATGAACGTTTTTTACGTCGTCATCGCGGTTCTTACGGCCCGGCAATTTCTGCCGCATCTGGCTTATTCCCAGGACATCGCACACCCCTACCAGGATTATTTTGCTGTGGTGACTCCACATTTCCCGGTATTGGTTTACCCGCCGTCGCCGCTAGTGGGATGATTGTTGCTAATACTCTTGCATCTGTGAGTCAGCATTTAGCCATGCTTGAGGAGATTGGTTTATAG
- a CDS encoding class I SAM-dependent methyltransferase, with product MNNKRKPDWAGDSLLSNFVNLLIQNKPIYGVMKHQARQVLIKTAEKNGVPWRKNLEILQASPAKQLLEAVTNPHVVYPDYYKVPFHAYSEGNLCWEAAFEAESATYSMALRVWPQENLTWEAAHARLRGTFHDALEAYAPQPVRDILDIGCSVGVSTLALHRYYQSKERYRVRTVGLDLSPYMLAVAKTRDVNSEISEWLHARGENTRLLDNSFDLVTLQFVTHELPGYVSKEIFLEAKRLLRTGGYIALVDNNPRSPVIQNLPPVLFTLMKSTEPWSDDYYNFDIEAALQAVGFAPPVTVPSDPRHRTIIARKP from the coding sequence ATGAACAACAAGCGCAAGCCGGACTGGGCTGGTGACAGTTTACTCTCCAATTTTGTCAATTTGTTAATTCAAAACAAACCCATTTACGGGGTGATGAAACACCAAGCTAGGCAAGTTCTCATCAAAACAGCCGAGAAAAACGGTGTTCCCTGGCGGAAAAACTTGGAAATACTCCAAGCATCACCAGCAAAACAACTGCTAGAGGCGGTGACAAATCCTCATGTTGTCTATCCTGACTACTACAAAGTCCCCTTCCATGCGTACTCTGAGGGGAATTTGTGCTGGGAAGCGGCTTTTGAGGCGGAATCAGCGACATACTCGATGGCGTTGCGGGTATGGCCACAAGAAAATCTCACTTGGGAAGCTGCCCATGCTAGGCTCAGAGGCACGTTTCATGATGCGTTAGAAGCATACGCACCTCAGCCAGTTAGGGATATTTTAGATATTGGTTGTTCTGTTGGTGTCTCTACTTTGGCACTGCACCGTTATTATCAAAGCAAAGAAAGGTATCGAGTCAGGACGGTGGGGTTAGATTTATCTCCCTATATGCTGGCTGTCGCTAAGACGAGAGATGTTAACAGTGAAATCTCCGAATGGCTTCATGCTAGGGGAGAAAACACCAGATTATTAGATAACTCATTTGATTTGGTAACGCTTCAGTTTGTGACTCATGAACTCCCTGGCTATGTCAGCAAAGAAATCTTCTTGGAGGCGAAAAGGTTATTACGGACTGGTGGTTATATTGCCTTAGTTGATAATAACCCGCGATCGCCTGTCATCCAAAATTTGCCCCCAGTTCTGTTCACTCTCATGAAAAGTACTGAGCCTTGGAGTGATGATTACTACAATTTTGATATCGAAGCAGCCTTACAAGCAGTAGGTTTCGCACCACCAGTCACAGTCCCCAGCGACCCCCGTCATCGGACAATTATTGCCAGAAAGCCGTAA
- a CDS encoding type II toxin-antitoxin system VapC family toxin, with protein sequence MIVLDTHIWVWWVQGDAKLTPKYQGWLQQNESQGLGVSIMSCWEIAKLVEIGKLTLPYSVDEWFTEALAYPGVQLLELTIPIIVESTKLKGFHKDPFDQVIVATARIDGCPLLTADAKILGYPGVQTLK encoded by the coding sequence ATGATTGTATTAGATACTCATATATGGGTTTGGTGGGTTCAAGGTGATGCAAAACTAACCCCAAAATATCAAGGCTGGCTGCAACAAAATGAATCCCAAGGGTTAGGGGTTAGCATAATGTCTTGTTGGGAAATAGCCAAACTAGTAGAGATTGGTAAGCTAACTCTCCCATATTCAGTTGATGAGTGGTTTACAGAAGCTTTAGCTTACCCAGGAGTACAGCTACTTGAACTAACAATACCCATCATCGTTGAATCAACCAAACTTAAAGGCTTTCACAAAGATCCATTTGATCAAGTTATTGTAGCCACTGCAAGAATTGACGGGTGTCCGCTACTCACGGCTGACGCAAAAATTCTGGGATATCCTGGGGTGCAAACTCTGAAATAA